The genomic DNA GCTGTGGATTGCTAAAATAATTCTTCCGTTGCGCCATGGGATGTACCAATGGTCCCAACAGATGAAAAGGGTGCATTGTGCCCTATGTTGAGAGTTTCATTGCTAATCTAATTCAAAGCAAACTTGTGGTCGTATTGTGGTTTACgttactttgaatttggttttGTAAATAGAAAAGACAACATCGATATTTGCTTGTGAACTTCATGCTCTTTCACAAGGTTGTATGCAAGTGGCAAAATTAGGGGCTAGGGGCCCCAGTCCCTCTAAAATGCAAAGTTTTCCATATGactcctttaaaatttttaaaattttccagaagCCAAGACCACAAACCTATCAAGTCTCTCCTTGACAAAACCATACCTTTTAAGTGATCGAGGTGGGGAGGTTTTGAGAGGGGAGGaatgttttgtattttatataatattgatataaatatttttatttaaattaatataaatttttatttaattaaattttagggAAACATGTTTGAGGATCAAATTTACAGAATTTGTAAATGTGGAGGATTAATTTTTTTGAGttatttagaattaggatcaaattgatagaatgtgtaagtTATATCGCTTAAAAAATGTCACGTCATCACTTTGGTTAACCACTTAACGGAAAGTGATTAAAATAGAAACGATCTAAAATAGAAATTATCTAAAACATTAGCTACTAAATTGAAAACATTCATAGTTGCATGATCAAAATAGAAACACgttaataattgagtgactaatcTTATAATTTACCTTATTTTTATTACTACGGTATTTTACGTTAacccaaattttatatttttaattattaaatcttTGCCATAATATCAAAATATGAtcataaatttgatatttttatatttttgggcaTACAATATATGttgcaatttcttaaattttttatattttatacaataataatttaagattaaaaaaaaactagTATATATATGTAACTTAGAGTCATCATTATTTACCACAATCggatatatgaaaattttgttcatcactattttaaattagattttatataaaaagtgaaaattaagaataaatataaataaatattggtaataaattgtaaaagtggaaaaataaaaaataaatattggtAGGTAATGAAGAAAAAGGTGGGTATTAATTGATATGCATTAAAGCTGAAGTCATGCATTTGTATTTACATAGAACGGTTATGTCGAATCACGACTTCTTCCAACTTAGGTGGGAATGATGTATTGCTAGATGTCACTCATTACTTGTAATGTTAGAaacgttctagtattactaccaaCGTTACAAGAGCATATAGGTTCACACTCTATAGTTGAAACGAACGAATCCAAATACATTTGGTATTATATTTAGTTGTCACATGAAAtaaattaattgttgaattaatttaattttatagttaaatattaaactcattatatgtataaacttgttgtacacaaatacaaaacatatatatatatatatataattaatatatgaatttgattcatacaaaatattaattgtatatattttactgaatttattaatataaaaattatattaattaatttcagtCAAAATATTAAAGACATGAAAgttaatattcttttggaaagattataattaatatatgaatttgattcatacaaagtaataattgtatatattttattgaatttattaatataaacaattatattaattaattgcagcaaaatataaaagacatggaaatttatattattttagaaaGAATATAATTCTTTTTCTAACTTTCCATTTGCCTTTCTCTATTAATAAGGAATAATCctatattcttttggaaagaatatgaTTCTTTTTCTAACTTTCCATTTGCCTTTTCTATTAATAAGGAATAATTCGGTTTTCCTTTTAATATGTGATATCAAAGAGGATAAAATGATGATAATCCCTTAGTGTGTTAAGGttatcaacttaataatttaaaatgTCTAGCAACGCTTTTAATTCTCTTTGAAAAGTTCAAGAGAAAGTGGTTGTTCATTTTTACGGGTGGACTATGTAGAGGTGGGATGTTTTCGTTTTGGCTTGGAATCGACATCGAATCAGTAGCATCCTTTCAACGCTTTCAGAAAGAAGCTATATTTTGAACTCTATTTCAACTCGATTCGTTCATTGTACATGGATTTTTGGCTGTGGATTGCTAAAATAATTCTTCCGTTGCGCCATGGGATGTACCAATGGTCCCAACAGATGAAAAGGGTGCATTGTGCCCTATGTTGAGAGTTTCATTGCTAATCTAATTCAAAGCAAACTTGTGGTCGTATTGTGGTTTACgttactttgaatttggttttGTAAATAGAAAAGACAACATCGATATTTGCTTGTGAACTTCATGCTCTTTCACAGGTTGTATGCAGTGGCAAAATTAGGGGCTAGTAGGGGCCCCAGTCCCCTCTAAAATGCAAAGTTTTCCATATGactcctttaaaatttttaaaattttccagaagCCAAGACCACAAACCTATCAAGTCTCTCCTTGACAAAACCATACCTTTTAAGTGATCGAGGTGGGGAGGTTTTGAGAGGGGAGGaatgttttgtattttatataatattgatataaatattttatttaaattaatataaatttttatttaattaaattttaggaAACATGTTTGAGGATCAAATTTACGAATTTGTAAATGTGGAGGATTAATTTTTTGAGttatttagaattaggatcaaattgatagaatgtgtaagtTATATCAGTTAAAAAAATGTCACGTCATCACTTTGGTTAACCACTTAACGGAAAGTGATTAAAATAGAAACGATCTAAAATAGAAATTATCTAAAACATTAGCTACTAAATTGAAAACATTCATAGTTGCATGATCAAAATAGAAACACgttaataattgagtgactaatcTTATAATTTACCTTATTTTTATTACTACGGTATTTTACGTTAacccaaattttatatttttaattattaaatcttTGCCATAATATCAAAATATGAtcataaatttgatatttttatatttttgggcaTACAATATATGttgcaatttcttaaattttttatattttatacaataataatttaagattaaaaaaaaactagTATATATATGTAACTTAGAGTCATCATTATTTACCACAATCggatatatgaaaattttgttcatcactattttaaattagattttatataaaaagtgaaaattaagaataaatataaataaatattggtaataaattgtaaaagtggaaaaataaaaaataaatattggtAGGTAATGAAGAAAAAAGGTGGGTATTAATTGATATGCATTAAAGCTGAAGTCATGCATTTGTATTTAGAGTCATAATTGATATATACTATCATTAAAACGCATCTCTTGGAATTCTTATTCCATAGTAACAACATTTCAATTTACATTCTTCCTTCAATTCTTCCTTCAAGGGAAGCTTTATGGAATTGAAATTAGCATTAGGGGAGTGGTCAGGCAGGTTCGACATGGAGAAAGCAGTTTGCAATCATGGTTTCTTCATGATGTCTCCCAACCTTTGGATCCCTTCCACTAATTCCCTTCGCCGTCCACTTCGACTCTCAGACTCTTCTCGCTCCGTTCCCGTCACTATCTCACACCCTCTCCATCACCCTTTCCTCCTTATACAAGTCCATCACTCCCCCATCTCCTCTGCCGATGAAGCtgttattttggtatgtatatcatatcaattttctcaagtattttcttttataatcatttatatataaTTGAATACAGGAACAAGTTGGAAGAATGCTTAGAATATCAAAGAAAGATGAGAGGGACGTGATGGAatttcaagaaatgcattcatcGGCGAGGGAGAATGGTTTGGGTCGAATATTTCGGTCCCCTTCCTTTTTCGAGGATGCTGTCAAGTCCATCCTTCTCTGCAACTGCAGGTTCAGTTATTCCAATTAATACTTCCATTCTATTACTTAGTTTTGATGCTAAATCCATTAAAAATACTGAAGCTGGAAGAGGTCATTGAACATGGCTCGGGCTCTCTGCCTGCTTCAGCCAAAAATAGCATTGGATGGCAATGCTCGTTCGAAACGAAAAAGATCCAAGTGTTCAGATGATATAGGGAATTTTCCAAGCTGGAAAGAGCTGCTAGCATGGTCTTGGGTGGATGAGAAGTACCTAATAAAACAGTGCAATGTTGGGTATAGAGCTGCCCGTATTCTTCAACTTGCTACAATGTTTGCCCAAGGGGATCTTCGTGAGGATCACATCGCCAAACTTGAACAATCTTCGGATCCAACATCCTTTGAGACTTTATATCAAAAGTTGTTGAAAATCAAAGGTTTTGGTCCCTTTGTCTGTTCCAATATTTTGATGTGTGTCGGATTTTATCAAAGGATTCCCTCCGATTCTGAAACTATCAGGCACTTGAAACAGGTtgtcttctctttctctttttttttttttattctttctattttattcaattatttaccTATTGTCTTACTCATATTAATTAGGTACATGGCAAGCAAAATTGCTCTAAAGTGACAATTGGAAAAGATGTTGAGGAAATTTATGGCAAATATAATCCATTTCAATGCTTGGCATACTGGTGAGGAAACAAGgttcaaaatttttcatattaTTGTATTAgacaaatatttttttttgttaattagaTCACCCAAAATAACAGTGTTTGTATATTATGTTTGgttaatgaagaaattaaaattatttaattatatgtttaatgTAAATACATATTTCTTTACCATTATCATAAATATATTGAAACTATGATGGGTACAATTATATCATTAAATCCATTTGTTAAAAATTAATGTATTAAGAAGCATTTAAATCCCTCATTGTTTATTTTAATAtctaataattattaattaaaaaacttgttcaataaattttaaacttCTTTTCTTCAAATCTCTTCTTTTGTCTACATGATCAGAATCTACTCTTTTCTATTTAAGAAATTGAGGCATgcataattttttaatttggaaATTCCAACTGATGGGTTGGTGCTTGCAGGGTGGAATTGATTGAGGAATATGAAAGCAAATTTGGGAAGCTGAGTAAGCTGGAAGCTGCCAACTATCATCTTATCACTGCCACCAGCTACTTAGGGACTAgggaataattaattaaattggttAATTGCCTAATTTCACTTAGTTTTTTATACTTTCTTTTTGATACATTGATTGAAATTATctatttttaacctttaaaatagaAAGATAATGCGTTTTAGTGCATTAAAAATAATATCGATGCCAAatcatatttttttaattatatatcttattACTTATTTTTCCAAAGCGTATCCTACTTTAATTTTCTAATTCCTCCGAGCTTTATTTTTGATTTCTGACATCTCCTGTGGGTCTGCGAGTTGGAAACTATGGCCAAGCTCACGCCGTTCTTCAAGCCTCTCCTGAGGTAAAGCCAGCATAGTCGACAACAAAAGTGAAAGGCAAACATACCAATGCTTTGGTATGCATAAGCTGGAAATTTAAATTATAGTAAAAATATTCAAAACACCAGCAGTGGGCTGATCTTGACTTATGCTATGCCAAAACCTTCAACTAAATCTCTATATATTAACAAACATGATGTTGATCAACCAAGTTAGCAACTTCTCaatgataattaaaaaaaaaaagtgttaaaACTAATTTTAGGTTATAAAATGTATTTGATATTATTACTTAGAATAATATCAGATCGTTTggcaaaataaatttatattatgtttttttaattttacattttatcttgatttttaacacattatttacaaATTCAGATCTATTGTTTTTCAAAatagttaaaatatgttatatgtttTTGCACTCtttgtaaatttgaaatttattttttgtACTTTTGATTCTAGAAATTTAgtttatctatttttttatattttaaaattcaagtcaaACTGTTGaacactattaaaattattttgttaagaaCCTTGTGTGTTGGTCTGATGGCTACGGTGTTCACAGCCCCAGGTGTGGCTTGGGTTTGAGTCACGCTAGCTGCATTGCTGTTAATGTTTTGCCCTCCTTTTGTAATTcacaaaaaagactaaattcttGGAAATAAAAGTATAACgactaaattccaaatttgagAAGACTAAAGGGacctatgacatattttaaccttttaaaatataggcataatgacttatttagccctccaactttacaaaaaaatcattttggtccTTTATATAATTTTTTGTCCTTTATAGcatttaaatttgttttttttttccaaatcaccccaaaatgatggaaaaattaacatttttttaCTTTATTGATGTGACATACACGTGGATGATatgtcaacatttaattaatatttaaaaattataaaaattattttgaaaaatttaaaatcactaaaattacataaaaagtacaaaaatattttaaaatattttaaaattaattaaatgctaaCATGCCAAGTGGCAATCCACATCTATGCCACGTCATCAAAGTTAACAAACGTTAACTTTTCCATCTATTTTGGGATGATTTGAAAAAATTGGAAGTTCAAGggataaaaaaagtaaaaatttaaatggagggctaaaatgataatttttgtaaaattagagGGCCAAAAAAATCATTATgtctaaaatataatataatgttactttaaaaaatatataacgtTAAAAGAAATAAGGTAAACTATCACATTAGTCACTCTAAATAGAGGTGTTCAAATTTCgattaaaatcaaattaatcgACCGaattgatctaatttggttaatcgATCTAATTCGGTCAGAGAACGACTAACGCTTTTTTAAAAGTTCGGTTATCGATTAATTCAGTTCAAAATCAagtaattaaccaaattaactgaacttaataattaatattatatattatatgtattaagCTTAGCCCACTGCCCACTACCCCCCAACCCCAACCATCGGCCAACCCCAACAATCCTAAGTCCTACCTAATATAAACCCAATCATGTTATGAGCATtctattaagtggatgtccatcaatatcaagataaattttgatgtactttaaattctaatagtgattagaagtagatctctacttcatttatatttcttatgcctataaatagagactttggagAAGTATTGTAAACATTTcgattgattaataaaatacgCTCTCTCTTTTGCTCtcacattttctttgttttttactctctatttttttattttataacacattaTCAGCAcgattctcttttattttataatatagtcACTCCAAATCTGATGCTCAAGTTATTGTTGATTGCCTTCTAGAGCTATTGCAATTTTAGTCTTCAATTGAGGCTTGCGCACTATGGGTAATCATTAGAGCCTTTAACCACTCAGATTTTCAGGtatgttttattatgatttttatttattatatcatgtttattataattggagactaatcatgacaacatatatagatagattttgatttgaaattcaCGCATGTTTGCGAtagtgattatgaaataaaaaattttttGGGATGTTTATGAGTTCAACCTAGTAAATCTATTGCATTACCTGAAGTGAacgtaaaagaaaatataaaccaATACTATTCCAATATttggtagtacaaaattagtcgaaagcttcagaagagctaatatattaatatattgtgatggttaatccattggttttaaaagatatttataatggatatcaaattgagattatgaataaggaaaatattatataatattctCATTATGTCATCATTTTTTCTTTGGATATTTAAAGGTTTTGGCATATTACTTGAAGCGaataatacatataatttttggaaattatatttattttgttgacttagtggcattataaacttcacattgatttagacatttccagtagtaaatgtcacagtagtacttatatgtggatacagaGTAAAAGGAATTAcagtaaaattatcaatttgtcacaatttatatggatattattagtacaattgaaatgAATGTTAAAGTAAATTagaagtttactgatacaaatgcatttactacttgaCGTGACCAGTAAGATCATTCTGgatcatatatgatgtgaaaattaattgagaattcatatggaaaattattaaagaaccagaagattctttaatttaaagaattctcatttgttgattgttctcaatgaaaattgattattaaaaACTCACTAGTTAAAGTTGAGGTTTAATGTCTTATATatctgaaatgaatatgggctcattcatccaccatgtggatggttttgatattttatgattttggtagatgcatctacaaaataatcacgtaTGTGTCATCAACTTGTAACCCGTAgtttgcaagattgcttgtttaaataattaattttagattatACAATTAAGACAATTTATATTGCTAAAGCTGATAAGCTTATAtctcaattttttattaattgagtttgaaaaacttttgtaaaagtttgttaTTTATCCGCATAATAGTTTAGAAAAATTATTGATTGAACGCCTCTGGTTAATGTTTAAActattacttatgagaactaaacttcctaGTTCAACATAAGGttatgttgatttacgtgttgtacgcattaaaccaataagttataaatactcccaATTACAATTGACTTTTAgtcaagagctaaatatttctcatctttgaatttccgtatatgtgtatatattccAATTGCTTCACCACAAAGCACAAAGATAagtgaatcctcaaagaaagttgggaatatatattaattacaagtcttcttgtattattatatgttttaaatatattagagattcaattatgacatgatttgtaattactattttgatttgatagtTTTCCTGATATTAGGGGAAGAGAAATAATAGCTAAATGAAATCActacttgtaatgagttatcattATCTGGATCTTTAAagagagtaatttgaaccagaagttcaaaaAAGATACCTCACTTTATTACAAGTTAACTATCAGATGTATTCacaaacttaatgagaataatCAAGTGCtatataccatctaatattttgaatcaaaatCCCAGTAGGACAAttagttagaataaataataaattgatcgattccaaagatgaaaattcttctaAATGGTTATATAGTGGAGGCGGGGTGCTCCAGAAGAGACTCAAGATATAACTAAAACGCCATAAGAGATTTAGATACCTGAAACTGaagattaaaatagtaaaaataaataaatctcgaTATGTTATGTCAAATCGAGAAAATGTGGAATTGATAATAAAAGTGAtcgacaatggttttgcatgcaatattattgtttaaataattaaataaaaggaagatcttgaataaatctattgagaaatatagatatggaataaattggtcAAAATAGAAAGACCTAACTCAAGTATAATTAAGCTTGTGGAGTTTTTGGACTAGTAGTCCAattatctaaaggtataaagccaatgAGGGtacaaatgaagtagttttgtaaaagcggaataaaaatatgaaatttttcgcTAAACCTTGACagtgattatgaaaagatataatattcttttgtggtggatgcaataacctttagatatattattaaactgacaattcataaaaaatttaacttgTGTCTAATAGTTATTGTTACAACCTTTACAAATCACTATAtaataaagtttatattaaaatccttgaaggatttagaatgccagaagcatattgaaattattggaattgttcatttatatgaattgaaataattgaacatatgtggtaaatttgacttagccaatagtagttgaaagaggattataaaatgatccaaaatacctatttgtatttttatagagggatcatgattaaagtttgttatgactATTGTTGAAACtcttgaagaaattaaaatatatttccccCAAATTTTCTCTCACTCAtgattttcaaaagaatggtgatataaatgtttaacaaatacattcaaatagtcatttaaAAAGCTAATAATCAAGATTGAATACATAGAATATGAGATATTATGTGATTTTTTTATAAGGAGTAAATACGTGTTGTACACTTTTTCCCTTAATTGGGGTTTTTTCCATTGGGTTTTCTTAAGAaagtttttaatgaggcagcatgtaacactccaaatctggcctagacgttatggccgaatctggtgacgTCATATGGAATGGAATTttgaaatcgaattaccaagtcAAAACCGTTCTCGtttattatcttttatttatcTCTCGCCAAATTCAAAATCGTTTTCTCATTAATTTAGTTCGTTCAAAACCTATTTTGTAGCGGAAGCTTTCAAATCGTGATGTTTACAGGAAATCGCTTGCTTTTAGGAAAAAAACGTCACGTTTAATAAAATCGAGTTATGATGCAATTCAACAATTCGTGAAAAACAATGAAAAATCCCAAAATAATGGTAAATAGTCCAAAAAGTCccaaattacattaaaaataccCCAAAAAACAAATAGGAATTAAAATCATCAAAGAGGTAAGAACCATTCAATAAACTTGTGGTTCTGCCGAGTCTCCCATTGTCTAAGctgtctaagtctggggattacctgtataaataaaatagaaatggataagtttacgtaaactcaagtGTAATCCCCACGAAAATATACATACAATCAAACAACAATTATCGGATATGCATCAATCGTaaacaaagtcctacccaaccaccTCTCTAtaccatctccgtccatccctacactccatgtagagTTTAAACAcccccatccctacactccaagtagtatcgAACAGGCACATAATCAGTAATTTGCAACTGAGtgccagataataggcttaagagcctttcagtacacttgctccaaatatcaacatcccaacctaatgcaatgcaacatacaatctATGACATGCTAATACACGAATTCCAGTTATACAtactgtaatggcctaaattcaaggttatcggaacagtggtttcataatcacaaatccgatttaaagagaaatttatttcaatatttttgcatgaaaattgatataataggaaaatcgtatgaaaatattaatagaaaaattttaccgatttagtggttagttagaaaaagaaattattgaagaaattgggtaaaaataagATATCGGTACCTCTATCTTGTAAAAccaagtcaaaaataattttataaatatttctgaaatgttattagtgtggtattaaaatttcgttaggaaattttaatgtttgggtagtcaattaaatgaaaaggactaaattgtaataggtgtaaaagtttctagaatgattaaatagcttaagagtctaatgagaaaggatttaaaaggaaattacacccaaaagttatttgggctggacggcaagggtatgaaatcagcaggaaatttgataaattaagggtaaaattgaaatattgcaaaattaactaaataaag from Gossypium arboreum isolate Shixiya-1 chromosome 9, ASM2569848v2, whole genome shotgun sequence includes the following:
- the LOC108456401 gene encoding uncharacterized protein LOC108456401 isoform X1 — encoded protein: MELKLALGEWSGRFDMEKAVCNHGFFMMSPNLWIPSTNSLRRPLRLSDSSRSVPVTISHPLHHPFLLIQVHHSPISSADEAVILEQVGRMLRISKKDERDVMEFQEMHSSARENGLGRIFRSPSFFEDAVKSILLCNCSWKRSLNMARALCLLQPKIALDGNARSKRKRSKCSDDIGNFPSWKELLAWSWVDEKYLIKQCNVGYRAARILQLATMFAQGDLREDHIAKLEQSSDPTSFETLYQKLLKIKGFGPFVCSNILMCVGFYQRIPSDSETIRHLKQVHGKQNCSKVTIGKDVEEIYGKYNPFQCLAYWVELIEEYESKFGKLSKLEAANYHLITATSYLGTRE
- the LOC108456401 gene encoding uncharacterized protein LOC108456401 isoform X2, producing the protein MELKLALGEWSGRFDMEKAVCNHGFFMMSPNLWIPSTNSLRRPLRLSDSSRSVPVTISHPLHHPFLLIQVHHSPISSADEAVILEQVGRMLRISKKDERDVMEFQEMHSSARENGLGRIFRSPSFFEDAVKSILLCNCSWKRSLNMARALCLLQPKIALDGNARSKRKRSKCSDDIGNFPSWKELLAWSWVDEKYLIKQCNVGYRAARILQLATMFAQGDLREDHIAKLEQSSDPTSFETLYQKLLKIKGFGPFVCSNILMCVGFYQRIPSDSETIRHLKQVHGKQNCSKVTIGKDVEEIYGKYNPFQCLAYW